One genomic segment of Rhinopithecus roxellana isolate Shanxi Qingling chromosome 6, ASM756505v1, whole genome shotgun sequence includes these proteins:
- the TEX47 gene encoding testis-expressed protein 47 has product MSFSARNQKGSKRPLPLGPHLLLQVPRSNYLHFQEEKQRLHLKKFLLHRMFLVAKIQAKAERKDVADYYEQVFQSVLKHHLGETVTGLLLIYPTSILHILESSSDTLYQVLLDYIGHDKDETEFFIQQMKIIVISHNIPMRLFMQWHVSVIKVPVMYLDDVTQSQSLKEVITDFLTQTHKLSLYLCKTMKVGTKGPGDNLHQVAPDLLLPEQIITYLCKSEEFMDPATFINMYNRPIHIILDSEVVWPAPSRF; this is encoded by the coding sequence ATGTCCTTTTCGGCCCGTAACCAGAAGGGCAGCAAAAGGCCTTTGCCACTGGGGCCTCATCTTTTGCTCCAAGTCCCACGTAGCAATTACCTGCACTTTCAAGAGGAGAAACAACGACTACACCTAAAGAAATTCCTTCTTCATAGGATGTTTCTAGTGGCCAAGATACaagcaaaggcagaaagaaaagatgtTGCTGACTACTATGAACAAGTGTTTCAGTCAGTTTTGAAACATCACCTGGGAGAAACAGTGACAGGATTGCTGCTCATCTATCCTACTTCCATTCTGCATATCCTCGAGTCCTCCAGCGACACTCTCTACCAAGTGCTTTTAGATTATATTGGCCATGACAAAGATGAAACAGaattttttattcaacaaatgaaaattatagtCATTTCTCATAACATTCCAATGAGGCTTTTTATGCAATGGCATGTTTCAGTGATAAAAGTGCCAGTTATGTATCTCGATGATGTGACACAATCACAGTCCCTAAAAGAGGTCATCACAGATTTTCTCACACAAACTCATAAACTGTCACTCTATCTTTGCAAGACTATGAAAGTAGGCACTAAAGGACCAGGCGATAACTTACACCAAGTTGCACCTGACCTACTCCTCCCAGAACAAATCATAACGTACTTGTGTAAATCCGAAGAATTCATGGACCCAGCAACATTTATAAACATGTATAATAGACCTATACACATCATTCTGGATTCTGAGGTGGTATGGCCTGCTCCTTCACGTTTCTAG